A stretch of the Actinomycetota bacterium genome encodes the following:
- a CDS encoding sigma-70 family RNA polymerase sigma factor, translating to MPEPARPLGTDDADDLRLYLEAAAREPLLTKEEEVELAMLIEAGKESEEKLRAGRLRAESSIMKARKAVRKAEAARQRFIMANLRLVVSVARKYQGQGLPLLDLIQEGNIGLMRAVELFDWRRGFKFSTYATWWIRQGITRAIADRSRSIRLPVHIHDRLRKLNRTRFQFAQSMGREPSREELAKALDTTVDEIDDLTEMGRREPLSLQSPVGEDTELGDLIEEVDSDAAFNEVEDGLLREEIGDAVDRVLDERERHVVALRYGLENGQPLSLRETGKVLGLSGERVRLIEREALRKLRDSNLITAAAVL from the coding sequence GTGCCAGAGCCCGCACGTCCCTTGGGCACAGACGACGCAGACGACCTGCGCCTCTACTTGGAGGCCGCGGCCCGTGAGCCGCTGCTGACCAAAGAGGAAGAGGTCGAGCTCGCCATGCTCATCGAGGCCGGCAAAGAGTCGGAGGAGAAGCTCCGAGCCGGCCGCCTGCGCGCGGAGAGTTCGATCATGAAGGCCCGCAAGGCCGTCCGGAAGGCCGAGGCCGCGCGGCAACGTTTCATCATGGCCAACCTCCGGTTGGTCGTGTCCGTTGCCCGCAAGTACCAGGGCCAGGGGCTGCCGCTGCTCGACCTGATCCAGGAGGGCAACATCGGCCTGATGCGCGCCGTCGAGCTGTTCGACTGGCGCCGTGGGTTCAAGTTCTCCACCTACGCGACGTGGTGGATCCGCCAGGGCATCACCCGGGCGATCGCCGACCGCTCGCGGTCGATCCGGCTGCCGGTCCACATCCACGACCGCCTGCGCAAGCTCAACCGCACCCGGTTCCAGTTCGCTCAGAGCATGGGCCGCGAGCCCAGCCGCGAAGAGCTGGCGAAGGCGCTGGACACCACGGTCGACGAGATCGACGATCTGACCGAGATGGGCCGCCGCGAGCCCCTGTCCCTGCAGTCGCCCGTGGGCGAGGACACCGAGCTCGGCGACCTGATCGAGGAGGTCGACTCTGACGCCGCGTTCAACGAGGTGGAGGACGGCCTGCTCCGCGAGGAGATCGGGGACGCGGTCGATCGCGTGCTCGACGAACGCGAGCGCCACGTGGTTGCCCTCCGCTACGGCCTCGAGAACGGCCAGCCGCTCTCTCTGCGGGAGACCGGCAAGGTCCTCGGACTGTCCGGAGAGCGCGTTCGGTTGATCGAGCGCGAGGCGCTGCGCAAGCTGCGTGACTCGAACCTGATCACGGCCGCCGCGGTTCTCTGA
- a CDS encoding EAL domain-containing protein, protein MHENELQRLLGFLLGDVPLHDDDLEGADADTLRERLNDARRQLEEMRTLYRNVVEQLPAFLYIDSPEADGPTYYASPKIEEILGITAQQYINFSEIWDDMIHPDDRQRAIDDYNSYAKYGYPDRGDFRYIRPDGSVVWVHDRSSKILDEAGNPILVQGVMFDITQQKEAELAVQHMAYHDTLTGLPNRRMFEQHLELALARARRDDHGVAVLFCDLDQFKLVNDSLGHAVGDDLLKQVAARLRDATRDTDLIARQGGDEFLVLVGDVERGEDGSDAATRVGQGVADRIAEEFRRPFKVGGVEMISTPSIGISLFPDDARDGQELMRNADAAMYVHKRSGGTGRSAVHSGSSNAMEQLSSLTRLRKAVEDQHWELHYQPIVDLGSGEMLAAEALLRWRDPAGGITRPGEFIPLAEETGLIQSIGDWVLGEVCRQMREWHDAGIDLDVSVNVSPLQLSRSGIVDEISSHLDVHHLPHEAMIVELTESTAMADPEQIQKLLWELRGRGVRIAIDDFGTGASSLARLRHLPVEILKIDRSFVADTVLDEDAASMVGAIVELSRTLGMVPLAEAVETEEQRGIVERLGCSLAQGYLFCRPIPAVDLVADIREGRLRLAMKGAQSADVGRG, encoded by the coding sequence ATGCATGAGAACGAGCTCCAGCGACTGCTCGGCTTCCTGCTGGGCGACGTTCCCTTGCACGACGACGACCTCGAGGGAGCCGATGCGGACACGCTGCGCGAGCGTCTGAACGACGCCCGGCGTCAGCTCGAGGAGATGCGCACGCTGTACCGCAACGTGGTGGAGCAGCTCCCCGCGTTCCTCTACATCGACTCGCCGGAGGCGGACGGCCCCACCTACTACGCCAGTCCCAAGATCGAGGAGATCCTCGGGATCACCGCGCAGCAATACATCAACTTCTCCGAGATCTGGGACGACATGATCCACCCCGACGACCGCCAGCGAGCGATCGACGACTACAACTCCTACGCCAAGTACGGGTATCCCGACCGTGGCGACTTCCGCTACATCCGGCCCGACGGCAGCGTCGTCTGGGTCCACGACCGCTCGAGCAAGATCCTCGACGAGGCCGGCAACCCGATCCTCGTCCAGGGAGTGATGTTCGACATCACCCAGCAGAAGGAGGCCGAGCTGGCGGTCCAGCACATGGCGTATCACGACACCCTCACGGGCCTGCCGAACCGACGCATGTTCGAGCAGCACCTGGAACTCGCCCTCGCGCGTGCCCGTCGCGACGATCACGGCGTGGCCGTGCTGTTCTGCGACCTCGACCAGTTCAAGCTCGTCAACGACAGCCTCGGGCATGCCGTCGGCGATGATCTGTTGAAGCAGGTTGCCGCGCGGCTCCGGGACGCGACACGCGACACGGACCTGATCGCCCGGCAGGGTGGAGACGAGTTCCTCGTCCTCGTCGGTGACGTCGAGCGGGGTGAGGACGGCAGCGACGCCGCGACACGGGTCGGGCAGGGCGTGGCCGACCGCATCGCGGAGGAGTTCCGACGTCCCTTCAAGGTCGGCGGGGTCGAGATGATCTCGACGCCGAGCATCGGGATCAGTCTGTTCCCCGACGACGCCCGCGACGGCCAGGAACTGATGCGCAACGCGGACGCGGCGATGTACGTGCACAAGCGCTCGGGAGGAACCGGACGTTCCGCGGTGCACTCGGGCAGTTCGAACGCGATGGAACAGCTCTCGTCGTTGACGCGCCTGCGCAAGGCCGTCGAGGACCAGCATTGGGAGCTGCACTACCAGCCGATCGTGGACCTGGGCTCCGGCGAGATGCTCGCCGCGGAGGCGCTGCTGCGGTGGCGTGATCCGGCGGGTGGGATCACGCGTCCGGGAGAGTTCATCCCCCTCGCCGAGGAGACGGGGCTGATCCAGAGCATCGGGGACTGGGTGCTCGGTGAGGTCTGCCGGCAGATGCGCGAGTGGCACGATGCCGGGATCGACCTGGACGTCAGCGTGAACGTCTCCCCGCTACAGCTGTCGCGATCGGGCATCGTGGACGAGATCTCCTCGCATCTGGACGTGCACCACCTGCCGCACGAGGCGATGATCGTGGAGCTCACCGAGTCGACGGCGATGGCCGATCCCGAGCAGATCCAGAAGCTGTTGTGGGAACTCCGCGGGCGGGGCGTTCGCATCGCGATCGACGACTTCGGCACCGGCGCCTCGTCCCTCGCCCGCCTGCGACACCTGCCGGTCGAGATCCTGAAGATCGATCGGTCGTTCGTGGCCGACACGGTCCTGGATGAGGACGCCGCATCGATGGTCGGAGCGATCGTCGAGCTGTCGCGCACGCTGGGGATGGTTCCGCTCGCGGAGGCTGTCGAAACGGAAGAGCAGCGAGGGATCGTCGAGCGGCTCGGCTGCTCCCTCGCGCAGGGCTACCTGTTCTGCCGCCCGATCCCCGCCGTCGACCTCGTCGCAGACATCCGCGAGGGCCGCCTACGCCTCGCGATGAAGGGCGCGCAGAGCGCCGACGTCGGTCGCGGCTAG
- a CDS encoding lysophospholipid acyltransferase family protein has translation MSDQHDDGPKAMGSTSGPKGPGPGTRPAPVGNEIDGWWRLGWLMVAPLTRLVFRLRILGAERIPATGAGIVAANHVSMLDGPVVCLAPYGRGRIVRFLSAVEFFRPRIVGWCLRKTRQIPIRRRQRDEHALDEAIRTVHAGALAGIFPEGHVNPEPEGDLQRIRTGIARIALAAGAPVLPVGIWGTQARWPRGRLRFSRPVRPPVTLAVGEPIRPSGGPADQDALEVFTARVRTGLEAAVATARSDAESRSPRRSP, from the coding sequence GTGAGCGATCAGCACGACGACGGCCCTAAGGCCATGGGCTCGACTTCCGGTCCGAAGGGTCCGGGTCCCGGAACACGCCCGGCCCCGGTCGGGAACGAGATCGACGGGTGGTGGCGTCTCGGGTGGCTCATGGTCGCACCTCTGACGCGACTGGTCTTCCGTCTCCGGATCCTCGGCGCCGAACGGATCCCCGCGACCGGCGCCGGCATCGTCGCTGCGAACCACGTGAGCATGCTCGACGGACCGGTGGTCTGTCTCGCTCCGTACGGTCGGGGCCGGATCGTGCGGTTCCTGTCGGCGGTCGAGTTCTTCCGTCCGAGGATCGTCGGCTGGTGCTTGCGCAAGACCCGGCAGATCCCGATCCGACGTCGGCAGCGCGACGAGCACGCCCTCGACGAAGCGATCCGCACCGTTCATGCCGGCGCGCTGGCCGGCATCTTCCCCGAGGGCCATGTGAACCCCGAGCCGGAGGGTGACCTCCAGCGGATCCGGACCGGCATCGCGCGGATCGCTCTCGCCGCCGGTGCGCCGGTGCTTCCGGTGGGCATCTGGGGAACGCAGGCACGTTGGCCGCGAGGACGGCTCCGGTTCTCCCGCCCCGTGCGGCCCCCGGTCACGCTCGCCGTGGGCGAGCCGATCCGCCCGTCGGGCGGCCCCGCGGACCAGGACGCCCTCGAGGTATTCACGGCCCGCGTGCGCACCGGTCTCGAAGCAGCCGTCGCCACCGCCAGGTCCGACGCCGAGTCCCGATCGCCACGGCGGTCGCCCTAG
- a CDS encoding M20 family metallopeptidase, which yields MVDIPALLEFAEGRRDVFAADLRSMVDVDCGSYTPDGVNAIADVCERRFANDGWIVERRSHQPDDEEPRLGDLVIGTLSGAGGPRVLLTGHTDTVFDEGTVARRPYRAEGDIAFGPGTSDMKGGLLAGFEAVEALQHIGFDRFSSITYVCNPDEEIGSPFSGPAIRELAGSADVAFVLECARASGDLVSSRKGVTDYSIEFVGRAAHAGVEPEKGASAVLAAAHATVALHELNARWPGVTVNVGVSRGGSRSNVVAERSELHVDLRAPDEASMRDAEAQIGEISREAAVPGVEVLLHEHGWHRPMERSGRSATLADLAVLTAKELGLDITDVATGGASDANTTSAMGVPTLDGLGPVGGDAHAEGEWLDLASVPTRIALLAALIARAGEV from the coding sequence GTGGTGGACATCCCTGCGCTGCTGGAGTTCGCGGAGGGTCGACGTGACGTGTTCGCGGCCGATCTGCGCTCGATGGTCGACGTTGATTGCGGGTCGTACACGCCCGACGGCGTCAACGCGATCGCGGATGTGTGCGAGCGACGGTTCGCGAACGACGGTTGGATCGTGGAGCGCCGGTCGCACCAGCCCGACGACGAGGAGCCGCGCCTCGGTGACCTGGTGATCGGCACGCTCTCAGGTGCAGGTGGACCGCGTGTGTTGTTGACCGGACATACGGACACGGTCTTCGACGAGGGAACGGTCGCTCGGCGGCCGTACCGGGCCGAGGGAGACATCGCGTTCGGGCCGGGAACCTCCGACATGAAGGGCGGACTCCTCGCCGGGTTCGAGGCAGTCGAGGCTCTACAGCACATCGGGTTCGATCGGTTCTCCTCGATCACCTACGTGTGCAACCCGGACGAGGAGATCGGGTCTCCCTTCTCGGGCCCGGCGATCCGGGAGCTGGCCGGGTCGGCAGACGTCGCGTTCGTCCTCGAGTGCGCACGGGCGAGTGGGGATCTCGTGTCCTCACGCAAGGGCGTGACCGACTACTCGATCGAGTTCGTCGGACGAGCCGCGCACGCGGGCGTCGAACCGGAGAAGGGGGCCAGTGCCGTCCTCGCCGCCGCTCACGCGACCGTCGCCCTGCACGAGCTCAACGCGCGGTGGCCCGGCGTGACGGTGAACGTTGGCGTGTCGCGCGGCGGCTCTCGCTCGAACGTCGTTGCCGAACGGAGCGAGCTGCACGTGGATCTGCGCGCGCCCGACGAGGCATCGATGCGCGATGCAGAGGCGCAGATCGGGGAGATCTCCCGCGAGGCCGCCGTCCCCGGCGTCGAGGTGCTCCTCCACGAGCACGGATGGCACCGGCCGATGGAGAGATCCGGGCGAAGCGCGACGCTCGCCGATCTCGCGGTCCTGACGGCCAAGGAGCTCGGTCTCGACATCACCGACGTCGCGACCGGCGGAGCCTCCGACGCGAACACGACGAGTGCGATGGGGGTTCCGACGCTCGACGGTCTGGGACCGGTGGGCGGCGACGCGCACGCGGAAGGTGAGTGGCTCGACCTGGCGAGCGTTCCGACCCGGATCGCGCTGCTGGCGGCGCTGATCGCCCGCGCGGGGGAGGTCTAG
- a CDS encoding PAS domain-containing protein translates to MHGAGGGPGDGGPEPDRFWDGLESAEAYRSLAEGVPAILYIDAADELSTNLYTSPQLEPLLGYSTEEWVSRPQMFVELLHPDDRERVVRENEESNRTGEFTTEYRLLASDGRIVWFRDEAALVRDAAGRPRFWRGVMQDITERKRNEDKLRRSLEILRRTMDQRRELMHRVEEAQEQERRRIAADIHDDPIQVMSAADMRIQALLEQVGGVDEGQVRTALEEVHEAVAQSIERLRHLLFELRPPSLDKQGLAAALEIYLDYVGREAGFASAVRSSLEGEPPSDAASILFRIAQEAVANVRKHARATTVAVRLEPQDDGVLLRITDDGIGFDPTALEDPAPGHLGMSAMPERAELAGGWCRVESTPGTGTTVECWIPVEPTAGARSTA, encoded by the coding sequence ATGCACGGTGCCGGCGGAGGCCCTGGCGACGGTGGACCGGAGCCCGACCGGTTCTGGGACGGTCTCGAGAGCGCGGAGGCGTATCGCTCGCTCGCCGAGGGCGTCCCCGCGATCCTCTACATCGATGCGGCCGACGAGCTGAGCACGAACCTGTATACGAGTCCGCAGCTCGAGCCGCTGCTGGGCTATTCGACCGAAGAGTGGGTCAGCCGCCCGCAGATGTTCGTGGAGCTGTTGCACCCCGACGACCGCGAGCGCGTGGTCCGCGAGAACGAGGAGAGCAACCGCACCGGCGAGTTCACGACCGAGTACCGGCTGCTCGCGAGCGACGGGCGCATCGTCTGGTTCCGCGACGAGGCGGCGCTGGTGCGCGACGCCGCCGGACGTCCGCGGTTCTGGCGAGGTGTGATGCAGGACATCACCGAGCGCAAGCGCAACGAGGACAAGCTTCGCCGGAGCCTGGAGATCCTGCGGCGCACGATGGACCAGCGGCGCGAACTGATGCATCGCGTCGAGGAGGCCCAGGAACAGGAACGACGCAGGATCGCCGCCGACATCCACGACGACCCGATCCAGGTGATGAGTGCCGCGGACATGCGGATCCAGGCCTTGCTCGAGCAGGTCGGCGGCGTGGACGAGGGCCAGGTGCGTACCGCGCTCGAGGAGGTCCACGAGGCCGTCGCCCAGTCGATCGAACGCCTGCGGCATCTGCTGTTCGAGCTGCGACCGCCTTCGCTCGACAAGCAGGGGCTCGCCGCGGCACTCGAGATCTACCTGGACTACGTCGGCCGCGAGGCGGGGTTCGCTTCGGCCGTGCGCAGCTCGCTCGAGGGTGAGCCGCCGTCGGACGCCGCGTCGATCCTGTTCCGCATCGCGCAGGAGGCCGTTGCGAACGTTCGCAAGCACGCTCGCGCCACGACGGTGGCGGTGCGGCTCGAGCCGCAGGACGACGGCGTCTTGCTCCGGATCACCGACGACGGCATCGGGTTCGATCCGACCGCTCTCGAGGATCCGGCGCCGGGACACCTCGGGATGTCGGCGATGCCGGAGCGTGCCGAGCTCGCCGGCGGCTGGTGCCGCGTCGAAAGCACCCCGGGGACGGGAACGACGGTGGAATGCTGGATCCCCGTCGAACCCACGGCCGGGGCTCGCTCCACCGCCTGA
- a CDS encoding MOSC domain-containing protein, with translation MVTVARLSTSPVKSLGLSHPEQIRVDTFGVAENRRFIPLSERRALFDAKRHGKVMLIGSETDAEGTRLALRFPDGTEVADVVQLQGNPFPIDMWGRTLVVRLVGGPFAQALSEFVGEPVLLSRTERPGDGNDEMPVSLVSTASVEELGRQGGRNGSIGAGRLRMLLELEGTQPHEEDSWLGRKVRVGETLIHVARHCARCVITTMNDRTGEADFPTLKVIAAYRGADDGDLHMGMYASVLQPGMIRVGDRVEVLAV, from the coding sequence ATGGTCACCGTCGCCCGCCTTTCGACCTCGCCCGTGAAGTCGCTCGGGCTCTCCCATCCCGAACAGATCCGGGTAGATACGTTCGGCGTGGCCGAGAACCGGCGGTTCATCCCCCTGTCCGAGCGGCGCGCCCTCTTCGACGCGAAGCGGCACGGCAAGGTGATGCTGATCGGCTCCGAAACCGATGCCGAGGGAACGCGCCTCGCGTTGCGGTTCCCCGACGGCACCGAGGTGGCGGACGTGGTGCAGCTGCAGGGCAACCCGTTCCCGATCGACATGTGGGGTCGCACGCTTGTGGTGCGGCTCGTCGGCGGTCCGTTCGCCCAGGCACTCAGCGAGTTCGTCGGCGAGCCCGTGTTGCTGAGCCGCACCGAGCGACCCGGCGACGGGAACGACGAGATGCCGGTCTCGCTGGTCTCGACGGCGTCGGTGGAGGAGCTCGGGCGGCAGGGCGGCCGGAACGGATCGATCGGGGCGGGACGGCTGCGGATGCTCCTGGAACTGGAGGGCACGCAGCCACACGAAGAGGATTCCTGGCTCGGAAGGAAAGTGCGCGTCGGCGAGACCCTGATCCATGTGGCGCGACACTGCGCCCGTTGCGTAATCACCACGATGAACGACCGGACGGGCGAGGCGGACTTCCCGACCCTGAAGGTGATCGCCGCCTACCGTGGGGCCGACGATGGCGATCTCCACATGGGGATGTACGCCTCGGTCCTGCAGCCGGGAATGATCCGTGTTGGCGATCGGGTCGAGGTTCTCGCGGTCTGA
- a CDS encoding PBP1A family penicillin-binding protein gives MATHGQGSEPGVSDNWVLDADRAPSRRRFFARRREGGPPGRRRKVWIWIVALIGLPLVLGVATFGALYARTRVPDLPPLAEDTVLFDRRGKPLATLAGEEDREIIAFRKMPRSLRQAVIATEDAEFYDHPGVDVSSTVRAALANIRSGELEQGGSTITQQLVKNLYTGADRTISRKVDEALIAIKLEQQLSKDEILQKYLNTVYFGQGAYGVQAAARTYFDRDAKQLTVQQSAALAGLLAAPTHWDPLEHPEQAAERRSFVLHRMADEGYLSPLRARSLARKDLQVVERQDSWTDGGSAYFVEHTRRWLEDRYGSERTYAGGLEVTTTLDTEWQRVAEQAVDQQLSARSGPQAALVAIDPATGEIRAMVGGRDFDRTKFNLASQAARQPGSAFKTFGLVAAIEAGISPLERFAGPPSIQIRDEPCSSSGDPWEVENYADASAGTTDLFGATANSVNTIFAQVVARTGPTAVAQVAERMGIRSPLDEVCPIVLGSEEVTPLEMTSAYATLAANGVHRTPTPVHEVATREGGVESGASEGTQAVGEAEAAVVTHALEGVVTSGTGTAASLEDRPVAGKTGTAQEYTNAWFCGYVPQLAACVWVGYPEGNRPMDGVTGGSIPAEIWHTFMTEATRGMEVVAFPKVDLSIFRPEPSSTPADRGASDASPSPTTTVVPSPDATPTQPAQPSPTPTDDGDDPGGGGGPGGSPSPSPTATVTPEAADA, from the coding sequence ATGGCAACGCACGGGCAGGGCTCCGAACCAGGAGTATCGGACAACTGGGTTCTCGACGCGGATCGCGCGCCCTCCCGCCGACGGTTCTTCGCACGTCGCAGAGAGGGTGGGCCGCCGGGCCGACGTCGCAAGGTCTGGATCTGGATCGTCGCGTTGATCGGCCTCCCGCTGGTGCTGGGGGTCGCGACGTTCGGGGCCCTCTACGCGCGCACCCGCGTCCCCGATCTGCCACCGCTCGCCGAGGACACCGTGCTGTTCGACCGCCGGGGCAAGCCGCTCGCCACGCTCGCAGGCGAAGAGGATCGCGAGATCATCGCCTTCCGCAAGATGCCGCGCTCCCTTCGTCAGGCCGTGATCGCGACCGAGGACGCGGAGTTCTACGACCACCCGGGGGTCGACGTCAGCTCAACCGTCCGCGCCGCGCTCGCGAACATCCGTTCCGGAGAGTTGGAACAGGGGGGTTCGACGATCACGCAGCAGCTCGTGAAGAACCTCTACACGGGTGCCGACAGGACGATCTCCCGGAAGGTCGACGAAGCGCTGATCGCGATCAAGCTCGAGCAGCAGCTCTCGAAGGACGAGATCCTGCAGAAGTACCTGAACACCGTGTACTTCGGACAGGGTGCGTACGGTGTTCAGGCCGCCGCCCGGACCTACTTCGATCGCGACGCGAAGCAGCTCACGGTGCAGCAGTCGGCCGCCCTGGCCGGGCTGCTGGCGGCGCCCACGCATTGGGATCCACTCGAGCATCCTGAACAGGCGGCGGAGCGTCGTTCCTTCGTTCTCCACCGGATGGCCGACGAGGGCTACCTGTCACCGCTGCGTGCGCGATCGCTCGCGCGCAAGGACCTGCAGGTCGTCGAGCGGCAGGACTCGTGGACCGACGGGGGAAGTGCCTACTTCGTCGAGCACACGCGTCGCTGGCTCGAGGATCGCTACGGTTCCGAGCGCACGTACGCGGGCGGACTCGAGGTCACCACCACGCTCGACACAGAGTGGCAGCGCGTCGCCGAGCAGGCCGTCGATCAACAGCTGTCGGCCCGGAGCGGTCCCCAGGCTGCCCTCGTCGCGATCGATCCGGCAACCGGCGAGATCCGCGCGATGGTGGGCGGCCGCGACTTCGACCGGACGAAGTTCAATCTGGCATCTCAGGCTGCACGTCAACCGGGGAGCGCGTTCAAGACGTTCGGCCTCGTCGCCGCGATCGAGGCGGGGATCTCGCCGCTCGAGCGGTTCGCGGGTCCGCCGAGCATCCAGATCCGTGACGAGCCGTGTAGCAGTTCGGGGGACCCGTGGGAGGTCGAGAACTATGCGGATGCGTCGGCAGGAACGACCGACCTGTTCGGCGCGACCGCCAACTCCGTCAACACGATCTTCGCGCAGGTCGTAGCCCGGACGGGTCCGACAGCGGTGGCGCAGGTGGCCGAGCGGATGGGGATCCGTTCTCCACTCGACGAGGTGTGCCCGATCGTCCTCGGCTCCGAAGAGGTCACCCCGCTCGAGATGACGTCCGCATACGCGACCCTGGCAGCCAACGGCGTGCACCGTACGCCGACCCCGGTGCACGAGGTGGCGACGCGCGAAGGAGGGGTCGAGAGCGGCGCCTCGGAGGGAACGCAGGCGGTGGGCGAGGCCGAAGCCGCCGTCGTGACCCACGCCTTGGAAGGCGTCGTGACTTCGGGCACGGGCACCGCCGCCAGTCTCGAGGACCGACCGGTCGCAGGGAAGACCGGTACAGCGCAGGAGTACACGAACGCGTGGTTCTGTGGCTACGTTCCCCAGCTCGCCGCGTGCGTGTGGGTCGGCTACCCGGAGGGGAACCGTCCGATGGACGGGGTCACCGGGGGTTCGATCCCCGCCGAGATCTGGCACACGTTCATGACCGAAGCGACGCGGGGGATGGAGGTGGTGGCCTTCCCGAAGGTCGATCTGTCGATCTTCCGTCCGGAACCTTCGTCCACTCCCGCGGACCGAGGTGCAAGCGATGCGAGCCCGAGCCCGACCACGACCGTGGTTCCGAGCCCGGACGCGACGCCGACCCAGCCCGCGCAGCCCTCGCCGACGCCCACCGATGACGGCGACGATCCGGGCGGTGGTGGCGGTCCCGGTGGATCCCCCAGCCCGAGTCCGACCGCAACCGTGACGCCTGAGGCGGCCGACGCCTGA
- a CDS encoding prolipoprotein diacylglyceryl transferase family protein, with protein MIPYRTFPEIDLGPFSIKTFGLFVGVGIAVGVWVFLRFARRKGLDTEALTSLAWRVVVFALIGSRLLFVLTHLDQFTDDPLSVFAVWEGGLQFSGGFLAALVVIWLWLRKHPEVQALVLTDGMVLGLVPGLMLGRCGCYAVGEHFGGETSFFLGTEYRGGETREGPIVPGTTIHNTALYEILLLIPLLILLWQMNKRGVKEGWITATFLVWYGTQRFLTDFLRAYDKTVLGLTGAQYMCVGLVAVGVGLMVNLRRKGRDESVTPDPVDPSAATV; from the coding sequence ATGATCCCCTATAGGACGTTCCCGGAGATCGACCTAGGCCCGTTCTCGATCAAGACGTTCGGGCTGTTCGTCGGCGTGGGCATCGCGGTCGGGGTCTGGGTCTTCCTCCGGTTCGCTCGGCGCAAGGGCCTCGACACCGAGGCGCTGACCTCGCTCGCCTGGCGCGTGGTCGTGTTCGCGCTGATCGGCTCGCGGCTGCTGTTCGTCCTCACGCACCTGGATCAGTTCACCGACGATCCGCTCTCGGTGTTCGCGGTCTGGGAGGGAGGCCTGCAGTTCTCCGGCGGGTTCCTTGCCGCGCTCGTCGTGATCTGGCTGTGGCTCCGCAAGCATCCCGAGGTGCAGGCGCTGGTTCTCACCGACGGGATGGTGCTCGGTCTCGTCCCGGGGCTGATGCTGGGCCGCTGCGGCTGCTATGCCGTGGGGGAGCACTTCGGGGGCGAGACGTCGTTCTTCCTCGGCACGGAGTACCGAGGCGGCGAGACTCGAGAGGGGCCGATCGTCCCCGGCACGACGATCCACAACACCGCGCTCTACGAGATCCTGTTGCTGATTCCCCTATTGATCCTGCTGTGGCAGATGAACAAGCGCGGGGTGAAAGAGGGCTGGATCACGGCGACGTTCCTGGTCTGGTACGGGACGCAGCGGTTCCTGACCGACTTCCTGCGCGCCTACGACAAGACGGTGCTCGGACTGACCGGCGCGCAGTACATGTGCGTCGGGCTGGTCGCGGTCGGTGTCGGCTTGATGGTCAACCTTCGGCGCAAGGGCCGCGACGAGTCCGTGACCCCGGACCCCGTCGACCCGAGCGCCGCCACGGTCTGA
- a CDS encoding DUF2071 domain-containing protein has product MAYRTPEPIPVRRPVMEMEWNRLTFLHWPYEPEIVQALLPEGLEVDTFDGSAWVSLVPFTMVVKAPRFGALPWLSTFPETNVRTYVVGPEGERGIWFFSLEASRLAAVLSARVGYRLPYMWAKMDVHREPHRVRYESRRRWPGPVGAQTIVDVELGDRIVESDLDRFLTARFRLYTLSPLGLSYALADHPSWRLRSAKVLELRDDLVTVAGLPSPDGDPLVHHSPGIQVAVSRPFLARKAHRRDDALPSPA; this is encoded by the coding sequence ATGGCCTATCGGACACCCGAGCCCATCCCTGTGCGGCGTCCCGTCATGGAGATGGAGTGGAACCGGCTGACGTTCCTCCACTGGCCTTACGAGCCGGAGATCGTCCAGGCGCTGCTACCCGAGGGACTCGAGGTGGACACGTTCGACGGCTCGGCGTGGGTCTCGCTCGTTCCCTTCACGATGGTGGTCAAGGCGCCACGGTTCGGTGCGCTGCCGTGGCTCTCGACGTTCCCCGAGACGAACGTGCGCACCTACGTCGTCGGTCCCGAGGGTGAACGCGGGATCTGGTTCTTCTCTCTGGAGGCCTCGCGGCTCGCGGCCGTGCTGTCGGCGCGCGTCGGCTACCGCCTGCCGTACATGTGGGCGAAGATGGACGTGCACCGCGAGCCGCATCGCGTCCGGTACGAGTCGCGGCGTCGGTGGCCGGGACCTGTCGGCGCGCAGACGATCGTCGACGTCGAGCTGGGCGACCGGATCGTCGAGAGCGACCTCGACCGGTTCCTCACCGCACGGTTCCGCCTGTACACCTTGTCGCCGCTCGGGCTCTCGTACGCGCTGGCCGATCATCCTTCGTGGCGACTGCGCAGCGCCAAGGTCCTCGAGCTCCGCGACGACCTCGTCACCGTCGCCGGTCTGCCCTCACCCGACGGGGACCCGCTCGTGCATCACTCGCCCGGGATCCAGGTCGCGGTCAGCCGCCCGTTCCTCGCGCGGAAGGCGCACCGCCGCGACGACGCGCTCCCCTCCCCGGCCTGA